The Staphylococcus sp. 17KM0847 DNA segment GACTTATTATCTGAATACGACTTCCCAGGTGATGACGTACCTGTAATCGCTGGTTCAGCATTAAAAGCTTTAGAAGGCGATGCACAATACGAAGAAAAAATTCTTGAGTTAATGCAAGCAGTAGATGACTACATCCCAACTCCAGAACGTGATTCTGACAAACCATTCATGATGCCAGTTGAGGACGTATTCTCAATCACTGGTCGTGGTACAGTAGCAACTGGCCGTGTTGAACGTGGTCAAATCAAAGTTGGTGAAGAAGTAGAAATCATCGGTTTAGCTGAAGAATCTTCTAAAACAACTGTTACTGGTGTAGAAATGTTCCGTAAATTATTAGACTATGCTGAAGCTGGTGACAACATCGGTGCATTATTACGTGGTGTTTCACGTGAAGATGTACAACGTGGTCAAGTATTAGCTGCTCCAGGTTCTATTACACCACATACAAAATTTAAAGCGGAAGTTTATGTATTATCAAAAGACGAAGGTGGTCGTCATACACCATTCTTCTCAAACTACCGCCCACAATTCTATTTCCGTACTACTGACGTAACTGGTGTTGTAAACTTACCAGAAGGTACTGAAATGGTTATGCCTGGCGATAACGTAGAAATGGAAGTTGAATTAATTTCTCCAATCGCTATCGAAGACGGTACACGTTTCTCAATCCGTGAAGGTGGCCGTACAGTTGGATCAGGTGTTGTAACTGAAATCCACGCTTAATTTTAAGTGATATATCGTAAAAGCTAGCGCATCGTGCGCTAGCTTTTTTGTATTTCTTTAAGAACTTCATCCATATAGAAATAGCGTATTTACACTTTTTGACTATAAAACATTTTCTAACTCTAAAATCTTCATAAAAGTACTGACTGTATATT contains these protein-coding regions:
- the tuf gene encoding elongation factor Tu, translating into MAKEKFDRSKEHANIGTIGHVDHGKTTLTAAIATVLAKNGDSVAQSYDMIDNAPEEKERGITINTSHIEYQTDKRHYAHVDCPGHADYVKNMITGAAQMDGGILVVSAADGPMPQTREHILLSRNVGVPALVVFLNKVDMVDDEELLELVEMEVRDLLSEYDFPGDDVPVIAGSALKALEGDAQYEEKILELMQAVDDYIPTPERDSDKPFMMPVEDVFSITGRGTVATGRVERGQIKVGEEVEIIGLAEESSKTTVTGVEMFRKLLDYAEAGDNIGALLRGVSREDVQRGQVLAAPGSITPHTKFKAEVYVLSKDEGGRHTPFFSNYRPQFYFRTTDVTGVVNLPEGTEMVMPGDNVEMEVELISPIAIEDGTRFSIREGGRTVGSGVVTEIHA